In Streptomyces capitiformicae, one genomic interval encodes:
- a CDS encoding response regulator — protein MIRVLLADDEALIRAGIRFVLDVADDIEIVAEADNGAGAVELARKHLVDVALLDIRMPGVDGLAAAAEIRTVAPRTSVVMLTTFGEEEYVTRALRCGAAGFLLKDTPPDDLIRAVRVAAAGEPVLSPRVTRQLIDRHVNRDVSQADEARRRVAALTDRERDVLCLLREGCSNAEIAKALLMSEGTAKSHVSRILSVLGCTNRVQAAILAHDAGVLPPSSRS, from the coding sequence GTGATTCGGGTGCTGTTGGCCGACGACGAGGCGTTGATCCGCGCCGGGATCCGGTTCGTGCTCGACGTCGCCGATGACATCGAGATCGTGGCCGAGGCGGACAACGGTGCCGGGGCCGTCGAGCTCGCTCGCAAGCACCTCGTTGACGTGGCACTGCTCGACATTCGCATGCCCGGCGTCGACGGGCTGGCCGCGGCCGCCGAGATAAGAACGGTGGCGCCGCGGACGAGCGTGGTCATGCTGACCACCTTCGGTGAGGAGGAGTACGTCACCCGGGCGCTGCGCTGCGGCGCTGCGGGGTTTCTGCTCAAGGACACCCCGCCCGACGACCTGATCAGGGCTGTCCGGGTGGCGGCCGCCGGTGAGCCCGTCCTGTCGCCCCGGGTCACCAGGCAGTTGATCGATCGCCACGTCAACCGCGACGTGAGCCAGGCCGACGAGGCGCGGCGCCGCGTGGCGGCTCTGACCGACCGCGAGCGCGACGTGCTGTGCCTGCTGCGTGAGGGCTGCTCGAACGCTGAGATCGCCAAGGCACTGCTGATGAGTGAAGGCACCGCCAAGTCTCACGTCAGTCGCATCCTCTCCGTCCTTGGCTGCACCAACCGGGTTCAGGCGGCGATCCTGGCGCATGATGCCGGAGTTCTTCCGCCAAGCAGCCGTTCCTGA
- a CDS encoding CBS domain-containing protein — protein MRHRMVSDLMTTSVVRVHPDTGFKEIAKLLAEYDITAVPVVDDDDRPVGVVSEADLLRKEAARLDPAGLLPVLHPKPAARAKAEAATAEGLMNRPAVTARPQWTVVEAAQVMERHRVKRLPVVDEAGRLVGLISRADLLRVFLRADRAIREEIAGEVLVRTLGIAPDAILVRVVDGRVALRGTVERKSMVPVVVRLCRGVDGVVDVSADLEHRIDDTSTSPEPGSSRRSQLAS, from the coding sequence ATGCGGCACCGGATGGTGAGCGACCTCATGACCACATCGGTCGTCCGAGTGCACCCCGACACCGGGTTCAAGGAGATCGCCAAGCTGCTCGCCGAGTACGACATCACGGCCGTACCGGTGGTGGACGACGACGACCGTCCCGTGGGCGTCGTCTCCGAGGCGGACCTGCTGCGCAAGGAGGCCGCGCGACTGGATCCGGCCGGTCTGCTGCCCGTACTGCACCCGAAGCCCGCCGCTCGTGCGAAGGCGGAGGCGGCGACGGCCGAGGGGCTGATGAACCGTCCCGCCGTGACCGCCCGGCCGCAGTGGACGGTCGTCGAGGCCGCCCAGGTCATGGAGCGGCACCGCGTCAAGCGGCTGCCGGTCGTCGACGAGGCCGGGCGGCTGGTCGGGTTGATCAGCCGGGCCGATCTGCTCCGCGTCTTCCTGCGGGCCGACCGCGCCATCCGCGAGGAGATCGCCGGAGAGGTCCTCGTGCGCACCCTGGGCATCGCGCCCGACGCGATCCTCGTACGGGTGGTCGACGGACGGGTCGCGCTCCGCGGCACCGTCGAGCGCAAGTCCATGGTCCCGGTCGTGGTGCGGCTGTGCCGTGGCGTCGACGGAGTGGTCGACGTCTCCGCCGATCTGGAGCACCGGATCGACGACACGTCCACGAGCCCGGAACCGGGCTCGTCGCGCCGCTCCCAGCTGGCGAGCTGA
- a CDS encoding DUF1918 domain-containing protein — MRAHLGDQLVVESTTSGATRRDGEIVGLHHEDGTPPYDVRWSDTNEVTLVFPGPDAHVNHLEPTPPRTAHGSSSREAGGGQAAAERAPATDGTGPGDIGRRVIAERQRQGLSREETARRARMSPGYLAYLEEYPADPSEAALINLADALGTTVTALRGGGVDLPPGQGQALPHPRLRDLGADECRALLSTHGVGRVAVTAPDGRPAVVPVNYEVVDDTIAFRTAPDSLPAAAVGTEVAFEVDHVDEALSQGWSVLAVGPASIVTEADAVRRLTELAHTTPWPGGARDMWVSIRAASLTGRRITAADQ; from the coding sequence ATGCGAGCTCACCTCGGCGACCAGCTCGTCGTCGAAAGCACGACGTCCGGCGCCACTCGGCGGGACGGCGAGATCGTCGGACTCCACCACGAGGACGGAACACCGCCCTACGACGTGCGCTGGTCGGACACGAACGAGGTGACACTCGTGTTCCCCGGCCCCGACGCCCACGTCAACCATCTCGAACCCACACCCCCCCGAACGGCCCACGGATCCTCCTCCCGCGAGGCGGGCGGGGGACAGGCCGCTGCCGAACGGGCCCCGGCGACGGATGGGACCGGTCCCGGTGACATCGGCCGACGTGTGATCGCCGAACGGCAGAGGCAGGGACTCAGCCGTGAGGAGACAGCCCGCCGCGCCCGGATGTCGCCCGGCTACCTGGCGTATCTGGAGGAGTATCCCGCCGACCCGAGCGAGGCCGCTCTCATCAACCTGGCCGACGCCCTGGGCACCACCGTCACCGCTCTGCGCGGAGGAGGGGTCGACCTGCCGCCCGGCCAGGGGCAGGCGCTGCCGCATCCGCGGCTGAGGGACCTCGGAGCGGACGAATGCCGCGCGTTGCTGTCCACGCACGGCGTGGGACGCGTCGCGGTGACGGCGCCCGACGGCCGCCCGGCGGTCGTCCCGGTCAACTACGAGGTCGTCGACGACACCATCGCCTTCCGGACCGCCCCCGACTCTCTGCCCGCGGCGGCCGTCGGAACGGAAGTCGCTTTCGAGGTCGATCACGTGGACGAGGCGCTGAGCCAGGGCTGGAGCGTGCTCGCCGTCGGCCCCGCGAGCATCGTCACGGAAGCAGACGCCGTGCGCCGCCTCACCGAGCTGGCCCACACGACGCCCTGGCCGGGCGGCGCACGCGACATGTGGGTGTCGATCCGGGCCGCGAGCCTGACCGGTCGTCGGATCACGGCGGCAGATCAGTGA
- a CDS encoding universal stress protein, which produces MLSPVVAGVDGSAESLAAAEWAAREAARRGRPLHLVHAWNWQPRPSAGGIKPAAQRYLARRVLRQAEEHVRAGCPHARLTDEQTEGPATTALLRAAEQAELLVLGSRGLSGFTGFLVGSVALGVVAKATRPVVLVRADEEAADEHLPEADGGASTRTGYRDVVLGLDLKDPRDEVIEFAFEAARLRQARLRVVHAWQTPSAISLGPGDVALADEERQGQEWQGFMCAVLQTWRDKYPETDVRETVAEGRTSAALLRAASAASLLVVGHRLTDRPTLPRTGPVTHAAIQHVSCPVAVVPHG; this is translated from the coding sequence ATGCTTTCGCCTGTAGTAGCCGGTGTGGATGGATCCGCGGAGAGCCTGGCCGCCGCTGAGTGGGCGGCGCGCGAAGCCGCCCGCCGAGGGCGCCCCCTGCATCTAGTACACGCCTGGAACTGGCAGCCCCGCCCGTCGGCGGGCGGGATCAAGCCCGCCGCTCAGCGGTACCTGGCCCGGCGGGTCCTGCGTCAGGCGGAGGAACACGTTCGTGCCGGATGCCCCCATGCACGTCTGACCGACGAGCAGACCGAGGGCCCGGCCACCACCGCCTTGCTGAGGGCCGCCGAGCAGGCCGAACTGCTCGTGCTGGGCTCGCGCGGACTGAGCGGTTTCACCGGCTTCCTGGTCGGCTCTGTCGCCCTGGGGGTCGTCGCGAAGGCCACCCGCCCCGTCGTCCTCGTACGGGCGGACGAGGAAGCCGCGGACGAGCATCTGCCCGAGGCCGACGGCGGCGCGTCCACCCGGACGGGCTACCGGGACGTGGTGCTGGGCCTCGACCTCAAGGACCCACGGGATGAGGTGATCGAGTTCGCGTTCGAGGCGGCCCGGCTGCGCCAGGCCCGCCTACGGGTCGTGCACGCCTGGCAGACGCCTTCCGCGATCTCGCTCGGACCCGGGGACGTGGCCCTGGCGGACGAGGAGCGGCAGGGGCAGGAGTGGCAGGGGTTCATGTGCGCCGTGCTGCAGACGTGGCGCGACAAGTACCCCGAGACGGACGTGCGGGAGACCGTAGCCGAGGGCAGGACCTCGGCCGCGCTGCTCCGTGCCGCCTCGGCAGCGAGCCTCCTCGTCGTCGGCCACCGCCTGACCGACCGGCCGACGCTACCGCGCACCGGCCCCGTCACCCACGCCGCAATCCAACACGTGAGCTGCCCGGTGGCCGTCGTCCCCCATGGATGA
- a CDS encoding CBS domain-containing protein gives MPDSPSTVSDVMTHTVVAVGRDAPFKEIVQLFDQWKVSALPVLEGEGRVVGVVSEADLLHKEEFRDADDTQGELSDRLKAGAVTAGELMNAPAVSVHPDATLAEAARIMARRRVKRLPVVDRVGMLQGVVSRGDLLKVFLRPDEEIAEEVRGSVLTTLPSTEAITVTVAEGVVTLGGSLPERGLVPVLARAVRAVEGVVDVRIDLSHR, from the coding sequence ATGCCTGACTCGCCGAGCACCGTGAGCGATGTGATGACCCACACCGTCGTCGCCGTGGGGCGCGACGCGCCCTTCAAGGAGATCGTCCAGCTGTTCGACCAGTGGAAGGTCAGCGCCCTGCCCGTGCTGGAGGGCGAGGGCCGGGTCGTGGGGGTGGTCTCGGAGGCCGATCTGCTGCACAAGGAGGAGTTCCGGGACGCCGACGACACCCAGGGCGAGCTCTCGGACCGCCTCAAGGCCGGCGCGGTGACCGCCGGAGAGCTGATGAACGCCCCCGCTGTCTCCGTGCACCCGGACGCCACCCTGGCCGAGGCCGCCCGCATCATGGCACGCCGCCGGGTCAAGCGGCTTCCGGTCGTCGACCGGGTCGGGATGCTCCAGGGCGTGGTCAGCCGCGGTGACCTGCTCAAGGTATTCCTCCGGCCCGACGAGGAGATCGCCGAGGAGGTACGCGGCTCCGTCCTCACCACACTCCCCTCCACGGAGGCGATCACGGTCACCGTCGCGGAGGGCGTGGTGACGCTGGGCGGTTCGCTGCCCGAACGCGGACTCGTGCCCGTCCTGGCCCGGGCCGTGCGGGCGGTCGAGGGGGTCGTCGACGTCCGTATCGACCTCTCGCACCGCTGA
- a CDS encoding CBS domain-containing protein: protein MKHDKVGSVMTTDVVRAEYDTPFKEVARLLADHRISGLPVIDDDEKVIGVISETDLMARQAEAPDPYGPPRRRFPFAALTRGARRQAVKAEARTAGRLMTEPPITVHADDTVVEAARTMAQHRVERLPVVDEEERLVGIVTRRDLLQVFLRPDEEIRDIVTREVLVRTLWLPPHSVDVAVDQGVVTLSGQMERKSETEIAVSMTRQVDGVVGVVDKLTWRLDDARIEPAEQALHGVTDHWLRRL, encoded by the coding sequence ATGAAACACGACAAGGTCGGCTCCGTGATGACGACGGACGTCGTCCGTGCCGAGTACGACACGCCGTTCAAGGAGGTCGCCCGACTGCTCGCCGACCACCGCATCAGCGGACTGCCGGTGATCGACGACGACGAGAAGGTCATCGGGGTGATCTCCGAGACCGATCTGATGGCCCGGCAGGCAGAGGCACCCGACCCGTACGGGCCGCCCAGGCGCCGCTTCCCGTTCGCGGCGCTGACGCGCGGCGCACGACGGCAGGCCGTCAAGGCCGAGGCCCGCACCGCCGGCCGGTTGATGACAGAGCCGCCGATCACCGTGCACGCCGACGACACCGTCGTCGAGGCCGCCCGGACCATGGCCCAGCACCGCGTGGAGCGGCTGCCCGTCGTGGACGAGGAGGAGCGCCTCGTCGGTATCGTCACCCGGCGCGACCTGCTCCAGGTCTTCCTGCGGCCCGACGAGGAGATCCGCGACATCGTGACCCGGGAAGTGCTGGTGCGCACCCTGTGGCTGCCCCCGCACAGCGTCGACGTGGCCGTGGACCAGGGCGTCGTCACGCTCTCCGGGCAGATGGAACGAAAGAGCGAGACGGAGATCGCCGTCTCCATGACCCGCCAGGTCGACGGCGTGGTCGGCGTGGTCGACAAACTCACCTGGCGACTGGACGACGCGCGCATCGAGCCCGCGGAACAGGCGCTGCACGGCGTCACCGACCACTGGCTGCGCAGGTTGTGA
- a CDS encoding bifunctional acetate--CoA ligase family protein/GNAT family N-acetyltransferase, whose amino-acid sequence MTDDLLSRPPVHALLADGTTVRIRAVERGDHEQLRGLYEEMSPENLRLRFFAASRRSAKLAADRACAPPHRGYRALLAERADQVIGLAEYETGEDIDTAEISIAVADGLHHRGVGTLLIEHLVSAARAEGITTFTADALSENHEVLRLFHDLGLRTSRSFDGPEVRCTIGLTEDDTYLTAVEARGRAADVASLEPLLRPRTVAVVGAGRKPGSVGRVVLHHLRTGGFTGRLFAVNPAAASILGVPCHPSVPALPQTPDLAVVAVPAAAVPAAAEECGKAGVRALLVVTAGLDRDQARALMAACRSHGMRLVGPNCLGISHTDPAVRLDATFAADHPSPGTAGVAVQSGGVGIALLDGLSRLGIGVSSFASLGDKYDVSGNDMLQWWESDGRTDLALLHLESFGNPRAFSRTARRVTRRMPVLTVDAGRTEAGRRAAASHTAAAATPTMTRRALFTQAGVTATGSVGELLETAALLHSQPLPAGSRVAILTNAGGAGVLAADACVEAGLVLPAFAPEVVDDLLGALPRGASVGNPVDATAAVTEEQLKDCVDRVLRHGGIDAVLLALVPTAVAAATGDDLVRALTDTHGPRTKPVAAVRLEQDLPVRLLPATGGGTIPSYAEPQAAARALAHAALRAAWLARPAGTVPDLDGVDTGRAHGIVEAFLAAHPDGGWLDPRTCADLLSCYGIPQIPWAWAETEDAAVLAADRLRGPDGRVVMKAHWPGLVHKSEQRAVHLDLQGDSQVRAAFRDFETRFGDLLDGTVVQPLAPRGTELFAGVVQDEVFGPLVLFGLGGTATEVLGDHAARLAPLTDHDVHDLITAPRCAPLLFGARGSGPVDLARLERLLLGLSRMAADLPQLAEADFNPVLATSAGVSVLDARVRLLPRRPQDPYLRRLR is encoded by the coding sequence ATGACAGACGACCTGCTCAGCCGCCCCCCTGTCCACGCTCTGCTCGCGGACGGCACGACCGTCCGCATCCGCGCCGTGGAACGAGGCGATCACGAGCAGCTGCGCGGACTCTACGAGGAGATGTCCCCGGAGAATCTGCGGCTGCGGTTCTTCGCGGCGAGCCGACGTTCGGCCAAGCTGGCGGCGGACCGGGCCTGCGCCCCGCCACACCGGGGATACCGGGCGCTGCTGGCGGAGCGCGCCGACCAGGTGATCGGCCTCGCCGAGTACGAAACCGGTGAGGACATCGACACGGCCGAGATCTCCATCGCGGTCGCCGACGGACTGCACCACCGGGGCGTCGGCACCTTGCTGATAGAGCACCTCGTCTCGGCCGCCCGCGCGGAGGGGATCACCACGTTCACGGCCGACGCGCTCAGCGAGAACCACGAGGTACTGCGGCTCTTCCACGACCTCGGTCTGCGCACGTCCCGCAGCTTCGACGGCCCCGAGGTGCGCTGCACCATCGGGCTGACCGAGGACGACACCTACCTCACGGCCGTCGAGGCCCGCGGCCGGGCCGCCGACGTCGCCAGCCTGGAGCCGCTGCTGCGGCCCCGTACGGTCGCCGTGGTCGGCGCCGGCCGCAAGCCGGGTTCCGTGGGACGCGTCGTCCTGCACCATCTGCGCACCGGCGGTTTCACCGGACGGCTGTTCGCGGTGAACCCCGCCGCCGCGTCCATCCTCGGCGTGCCCTGCCACCCGTCCGTCCCCGCCCTTCCCCAGACCCCCGATCTCGCGGTCGTCGCCGTACCCGCGGCCGCGGTCCCGGCCGCGGCCGAGGAGTGCGGCAAGGCCGGCGTACGGGCCCTGCTCGTGGTCACGGCGGGCCTGGACCGCGACCAGGCTCGGGCCCTCATGGCGGCCTGCCGCTCGCACGGCATGCGCCTCGTCGGCCCCAACTGCCTGGGCATCTCCCACACCGACCCCGCCGTCCGCCTGGACGCGACCTTCGCCGCCGACCATCCGAGCCCCGGCACCGCCGGTGTCGCCGTGCAGTCCGGCGGGGTGGGCATCGCCCTGCTCGACGGGCTGTCCCGGCTCGGCATCGGTGTGTCGTCCTTCGCCTCGCTCGGCGACAAGTACGACGTCAGCGGCAACGACATGCTCCAGTGGTGGGAGAGCGACGGCCGCACCGACCTCGCCCTGCTCCACCTGGAGTCCTTCGGCAACCCCAGGGCGTTCTCGCGCACCGCGCGGCGGGTGACCCGCCGTATGCCCGTGCTCACCGTCGACGCGGGCCGCACCGAGGCCGGGCGCCGGGCCGCCGCCTCGCACACGGCCGCCGCCGCCACCCCGACCATGACCCGCAGGGCCCTGTTCACCCAGGCCGGCGTCACCGCCACCGGCTCGGTCGGCGAACTCCTCGAAACCGCCGCCCTGCTCCACTCCCAGCCACTGCCGGCGGGCAGTCGCGTCGCGATCCTCACCAATGCCGGCGGCGCGGGCGTCCTGGCCGCCGACGCCTGTGTGGAGGCCGGACTGGTCCTCCCGGCGTTCGCTCCCGAGGTGGTCGACGATCTCCTCGGCGCTCTGCCCCGAGGCGCCTCCGTCGGCAACCCGGTCGACGCCACGGCCGCCGTCACCGAGGAACAGCTCAAGGACTGTGTGGACCGGGTGCTGCGGCACGGCGGGATCGACGCCGTGCTGCTCGCCCTCGTCCCCACGGCGGTCGCCGCGGCGACCGGCGACGACCTCGTACGGGCCCTCACCGACACCCACGGCCCCAGGACGAAGCCGGTCGCCGCGGTACGGCTCGAACAGGACCTGCCGGTCAGGCTGCTGCCCGCCACCGGCGGCGGCACCATTCCGTCCTACGCCGAACCCCAGGCCGCGGCACGGGCCCTGGCCCACGCCGCCCTCCGCGCCGCCTGGCTCGCCCGGCCCGCGGGAACCGTCCCGGACCTGGACGGCGTCGACACGGGCCGTGCCCACGGCATCGTCGAGGCGTTCCTCGCCGCGCACCCGGACGGCGGCTGGCTCGACCCGCGCACCTGCGCCGATCTGCTGTCCTGCTACGGCATACCGCAGATCCCCTGGGCCTGGGCCGAGACCGAGGACGCCGCCGTCCTCGCCGCCGACCGGCTGCGAGGCCCCGACGGCCGCGTGGTCATGAAGGCCCACTGGCCGGGCCTGGTGCACAAGAGCGAGCAGCGCGCGGTCCACCTCGACCTACAGGGCGACTCCCAGGTCCGCGCCGCCTTCCGCGACTTCGAGACCCGGTTCGGGGACCTGCTGGACGGCACCGTCGTCCAGCCGCTCGCCCCGCGCGGCACCGAACTCTTCGCCGGCGTCGTCCAGGACGAGGTCTTCGGCCCGCTCGTGCTGTTCGGTCTCGGCGGCACCGCCACCGAAGTACTCGGCGACCACGCGGCCCGGCTCGCCCCGCTCACCGACCACGACGTCCACGACCTGATCACCGCGCCGCGCTGCGCGCCGCTGCTGTTCGGGGCGCGCGGCAGCGGACCGGTCGACCTCGCACGCCTGGAACGGCTGCTGCTGGGGCTGTCCCGTATGGCGGCCGACCTGCCGCAGCTCGCCGAGGCCGACTTCAACCCCGTTCTCGCGACATCGGCCGGAGTCTCCGTGCTCGACGCGCGCGTACGCCTGCTGCCCCGCAGGCCCCAGGATCCGTATCTGCGGCGCCTTCGTTGA
- a CDS encoding flavodoxin domain-containing protein: MTAKVLVAYGTTNGSTARIAETIAEVLTKEGLPAEARPAESVVSLLPYDAVVVGGGVYAGRWQKNARRFLRHHRRELSQRPLWLFSSGPLDASASERDIPPVPGVRRAMIRFDAREHITFGGCLEKGAKGFIAHRILESGKGGDFRDFPAIEAWAGRIANELLGAPQEERKG; this comes from the coding sequence ATGACCGCCAAGGTTCTCGTCGCCTACGGGACGACGAACGGATCCACCGCCCGGATCGCCGAGACCATCGCCGAGGTACTGACCAAGGAGGGGCTGCCGGCCGAGGCCCGCCCCGCCGAGTCCGTCGTCAGCCTGCTGCCGTACGACGCCGTCGTGGTCGGCGGCGGGGTCTACGCCGGGCGCTGGCAGAAGAACGCCCGCCGCTTCCTCCGTCACCACCGCCGTGAACTCTCCCAACGCCCGCTGTGGTTGTTCAGCAGCGGCCCCCTCGATGCCTCCGCCTCCGAGCGGGACATCCCGCCAGTGCCCGGCGTGCGCAGGGCCATGATCCGGTTCGACGCCAGGGAGCACATCACTTTCGGAGGCTGCCTGGAGAAGGGCGCCAAGGGCTTCATCGCCCACCGGATCCTGGAGTCCGGCAAGGGAGGTGACTTCCGGGACTTTCCCGCGATCGAGGCGTGGGCGGGCCGGATCGCGAACGAACTGCTGGGGGCCCCGCAGGAGGAGAGGAAGGGCTGA
- a CDS encoding universal stress protein: MELPLVVGVDGSDSSLLAVDWAVDESARHGLPLRLVHASRWERYERALPSFITGRPAGDVMAEYIVASCAERAKLRDSGVKVSGEVLPDDAVSALLRTAADAFALVVGERGRGELSGLLLGSVSLAVTARAGCPVVVVRGAEPNVRGSLGRVVVGVGDGPEGTGAVRFALREAETRGCALTAVRAWRSPAHEHMDRPLTADHTDQGLQERASAHLDETLREAVREHPGVEIRRRPVEGPAHRVLLDASVDADLIVVGAMRRQGHFGLQLGRVAHTLLHHSACPVAVVPQRV, encoded by the coding sequence ATGGAACTCCCGCTGGTCGTGGGCGTCGACGGATCCGACTCCAGCCTGCTGGCGGTCGACTGGGCGGTGGACGAATCCGCACGGCACGGACTGCCGCTGCGGCTGGTGCACGCCTCCCGCTGGGAACGCTACGAACGGGCCCTGCCGTCCTTCATCACCGGTCGTCCCGCCGGGGACGTGATGGCGGAGTACATCGTCGCCTCCTGCGCGGAGCGTGCCAAGCTCCGCGACTCCGGGGTGAAGGTGTCGGGCGAGGTGCTGCCCGACGACGCCGTGTCGGCCCTGCTGCGGACGGCGGCCGACGCGTTCGCCCTGGTCGTGGGAGAGCGCGGGCGGGGCGAGCTGTCCGGGCTGCTCCTGGGGTCGGTGAGCCTCGCGGTGACGGCACGCGCCGGGTGCCCGGTCGTCGTGGTCCGGGGCGCGGAACCCAATGTCAGGGGGTCCCTCGGCAGGGTCGTGGTGGGTGTGGGCGACGGGCCCGAAGGCACGGGCGCCGTCCGGTTCGCCCTCCGTGAGGCCGAGACACGCGGTTGTGCCCTGACCGCCGTACGGGCATGGCGCAGTCCGGCCCATGAGCACATGGACCGTCCCCTGACTGCGGACCACACCGATCAGGGGCTTCAGGAGCGGGCCTCGGCCCACCTCGACGAGACGCTGCGCGAAGCCGTACGGGAACACCCCGGCGTCGAGATCCGGCGCCGGCCGGTCGAGGGGCCCGCGCACCGTGTCCTGCTCGACGCCTCGGTGGACGCCGACCTGATCGTCGTCGGAGCCATGCGTCGCCAGGGTCATTTCGGTCTCCAGCTCGGCCGGGTCGCCCACACCCTGCTGCACCACTCCGCGTGCCCGGTCGCCGTCGTCCCACAGCGGGTCTGA
- a CDS encoding pyridoxamine 5'-phosphate oxidase family protein, with amino-acid sequence MPISNHNGAAKPRRSVDLDIDEALRLLGSVSFGRIVFTRHALPTVRPVNHVLDAGHIVIRTHEATALTAHAQEADDQGVVVAYEADSIDPDTHLGWSVVVTGYARPVTDPEELARYREMLRPWLSGTMDHAVRIRPDLITGIRLTAVDAHG; translated from the coding sequence ATGCCGATCAGCAACCACAACGGAGCCGCCAAGCCTCGGCGGTCGGTCGACCTCGACATCGACGAGGCCCTGCGGCTGCTCGGCAGTGTGTCCTTCGGGCGGATCGTCTTCACCCGGCACGCGCTGCCGACCGTCCGCCCCGTCAACCATGTGCTGGACGCCGGCCACATCGTCATCCGCACCCACGAGGCCACGGCGCTGACCGCGCATGCCCAGGAGGCGGACGACCAGGGCGTCGTGGTGGCCTACGAGGCCGACTCCATCGACCCCGACACCCACCTCGGCTGGAGTGTGGTCGTCACCGGCTACGCCCGCCCGGTCACCGACCCCGAGGAGCTGGCCCGCTATCGGGAAATGCTGCGTCCCTGGTTGAGCGGGACCATGGACCACGCGGTCCGCATCCGCCCGGACCTGATCACCGGCATCCGTCTCACGGCCGTCGACGCCCACGGCTGA
- a CDS encoding CBS domain-containing protein — protein sequence MPDTPHIVSDVMTLPAVAVRRDTRFKDIVRAMTDRHVSAVPVVEGDGRVVGVVSEADLLPKEEFRDRDLTRAEQLQRMSDLAKAGAVTAQEVMSAPAIVVHPDVTLGQAARIMAVKRVKRLPVIDDEGRLVGVVSRGDLLKVFLRSDEDIEEEVRRTVVAYLFPALSHTIHVSVHDGVVTLRGKVRDPALGWVAERLVRAVEGVVDVHSRLGGEGPGPDPSGNG from the coding sequence ATGCCCGACACCCCCCACATCGTCAGTGACGTGATGACACTCCCGGCAGTGGCCGTCCGGCGCGACACACGGTTCAAGGACATCGTGCGGGCCATGACGGACCGGCATGTCAGTGCCGTGCCGGTGGTGGAGGGCGACGGTCGGGTCGTCGGTGTGGTCTCCGAGGCCGACCTGCTGCCCAAGGAGGAGTTCCGGGACCGCGACCTCACCCGTGCCGAGCAGCTCCAGCGCATGTCCGACCTTGCCAAGGCGGGGGCGGTGACCGCGCAGGAGGTGATGAGCGCGCCCGCGATCGTGGTGCACCCGGACGTCACCCTCGGGCAGGCGGCCCGGATCATGGCCGTGAAACGGGTCAAGCGTCTGCCGGTGATCGATGACGAAGGACGGCTGGTCGGCGTCGTCAGCCGTGGAGACCTGTTGAAGGTCTTTCTACGGTCGGACGAGGACATCGAGGAGGAAGTGCGCCGCACCGTGGTGGCCTACCTCTTCCCCGCGCTCAGCCACACGATCCATGTGTCCGTGCACGACGGGGTCGTCACCCTTCGCGGAAAGGTCCGGGACCCCGCGCTGGGCTGGGTCGCCGAGCGTCTGGTCCGCGCAGTGGAGGGCGTGGTGGACGTCCACTCCAGGCTCGGCGGCGAAGGCCCCGGCCCAGACCCCTCGGGGAACGGGTGA